The nucleotide sequence CCTTGGAGGGGGCAATGCAGTCCTTCTCCAGAGCCCGGTGGAGCACACTGGGGACGTGTGCTGGTTACTGTGTCAGGTCAGGACAGCTCGGGTGCCTTGGCTGACATCCTTCTTGTGGCAGGAGAGTGAGAGAGTGAGTCGTGCACCCCAGCTTGGTTTGGGGTCCTGCATGCCCCTCTCCAGCTGGGAGATCCCTTGGCCCCTGTGAAACTGTCATGCTTCTCCCAGCTGTAGGTGGCTTGGATGTGTTCGAGGtccctgtgctgtgtgtgtcacctttgcagctgtgctccctgcaggaggacagagtgacagaggggcagagttGGGCTTTGTGCATGAAGCTGGTGGCAGAGTGAGGGTTGGGGAGagcccctcctccccaggccgCGGGCTGAGGGTCCTCACCGTTTCCTGAGgatccacacactgcttgctcgTGtctcctgcctcagtttccccacccttttgggagggcaggcagcgctgcccttccagcccagccctgcgaGCTGTGGGACCGACCTGCCCCGGGGGTTTCAGCCGCAGAGGTGGGAGGACGCCGTCAAGGCTAAGCATCTTTAGTCCCCGGCTTGGACTCGATGTCTCGGAGGCCCTGCTGCTCCGGGCTGCTCGCTAATCTGTTTTGGGGCCTTAGAAAGCAACAAAGGCTtatctgagctgcctgctgaaaATAGACACAGCGGCGGGAGGACGGCTGGGAGCGAGGCCCTGCCGACAGCCAGCTGGTGGAAACCTTCTCCGGGCTTTGCTGGGCGTGTGTAAAAGGCTGCCTTTGTTTCCTGCCGGCCCACACACTGACACCACATTCCTCCTCTTGTTGCCAGATTATTTGGGGAGGCTCTTGCTGTTTAATCTGCAGGAGAACCTTGGGggactgcagctggagctgtaaatcccagccctgcccgcgcaGGGCAGCCGCAGCTCCCGGCTGCCTGCCCATCTCTCTGCCAGCCCCTCGCTGCTGACTGTGATTTCAGGCAGATgagggggagctggaggagctgaaggtCTGGACTGGCCCTTgcaagggaggggagaaggcacCGAGCCAAAACTCGATGAATTCAAAGGCTTTTCGGTGCCGACTGGGGGCCTGCGTTGAATGGTGCTGGGTAATGGGAGGGAATCAataggctgcagccagccacgGGGCAtgttggcagggagctgcctcttgggcctctcctcctgtctgcTCACCATCCCCTGGGGCCAGCTGGCTTTCTGCGGGGCAGAAAGGAAGAGCATTTGgttgccctcctgctcccccctcgTTTCCTACCCCCAGGGCAAGCCTTTTGCTGCTGAGGGAccggagctggagcaggagccggCCCTGGCCCTCGCCGTCCCAGCAGCAAGTGCAAGAGTTAAGCAAGCCAGGGAGtgtctgccaggctgcagccggttcagctgccccagcagctcgcATGACTGCTCCAGGCAGGGATCAGATCGGGCTTCCCTGCTCCACTAACCTCCCATCGTCCCTTCTGCCTGTGGGTCACCTCAGTGTCACCTTGTCCTTCTGTCTGGGACCAGGGGAGGCAGtgggaggaggctgtgctgcagccggAGGCTTGGCAGCCTCTCAGAGGGGATTAGAGGGAAATTGGTTTCGGGAGGTCTGGCCCTCTGGCTGGGGTAGTTTCTGGGTGATGGAGGAGGAAATGAGCACAGCCATTTCTCCAGCCCTTTCTTCTGCCAGCCCAGTTGGAGACTGCTCCAAGCAGGAAGGTGCTGAGAGCTGAACAAATCCTCCCTGTGACCGTGGCCTgaagcagagccttacccccAGCTGGCATGGAGGGTGCTTGGTCCTTGGcatggtgcagagctgtgctgggcagaaaGGCTTCATGTGCCCCACTGTGACCATGtgcctgctgccaccaccctTAGGCTGTGGATCCCTTCTCTGACTCCTGTTTGCAGCCCTGCAAAGCCTTGCAGCACCCACTGACAGTCATGCCCAGGGCAGTTCTAGAGCACAGGGGCGACTCATGCtgaggagggctgtgaggaaagagtcattttcccttctcctgggTGAAAGAGAACTTTTATCTGCGAGGGCTTTGCTCAGGGGACCCAgcccagccatggggacaggaCACCAAGCTtgaggcagccctgcctgggtccgtgggctgggctgtggctgctgctttctgcagcctggaggGTGGGTTTGGGCCGTGgctcaggtgcctgctgctggcatccAAGGGTGCCTTGGCTTTTCACCAAGACTGCTCCCAAGGGGGTGGTTTGGGTGgcttttcttcctgctctgcttttaGCTGTCAGGCTGATGGAAGATGCCCCTCAGAGCAGTGAGATGCTGCTGGTTGCACTGACCAGTGCCTCCTGGCACCTTGCTACAGTGCCCCTTCTCTCCTGGGGTCACTGACTTGCACCCATGCCTTTTGCTGCCCTCTGTGCCTGTCTGGCTCAGAAGGAGCAGGTTTTGATGCCAGGCTTTTAAGCTGTGCATGAGCTGAGGCAGTTGGTGTGTGCTTAGGAGGCTCCCTGAAGCTGCATGTTGCATCCAGAGAGATGCTGGTGTGTTGCTGAAAGCAGTGATCCTCGTCCCCAGATGGGTGGAGAGGGATGTTTGGAGAGGGGCACACCTGAGGTTTGagctgcaagggcagcaggtgaggagaaggcagcttggaggcagctgccctggttgtggcagagctctgggctgggctggctgtgctgaCCCGGCCGTGACAGCGCTCACTGAACCTTTCCATCCCTAACCACAGGGCTCCAtcggagcaggcaggcagtggtgAGCTGTTGGGCTCAGGGTGCACCTCTCCTGGGCAGGAACAaacagcagagagaggcagcttggccctggcaggagcaggtgttggcagggctcctgctgcctcgCCTGAGCTGGGcttgtgcctgtgctgctcctccagaGACCAGGAGGGGCTCAGAGGGGTGATGGGGCAGAGAGTGGCTGTGCttgggggaaggagcagcaggcagtgggggtTTTGTGGGACACAGGGGTGAGCCATaggctcttctcttctcttccccaggtgtACAAGGGTTTGGACATCATCACCAACAAGGTTTCTCCCCAGGAGCAGCGTCTGTGCAGGCACCACATGATCAGCTTCGTGGATCCCCTTGTCTCCAACTACACCGTGGTGGATTTCAGAGACAAGGCTGTGGCTCTGATATCCTttcactgcagcctgcctggccaAGCAGATAGggacttcccccctccccagccaggccTGCAAGAGGGATCAGTGTTTGCATCAGCCTTGGGCTCTCCACACTGCAACTAACTCCAGTTTtcagaggatgctgcaggagagTGGGGCTTGGAGCTTCTCTTACCCAGCTGCTGctaagagctgctgctccttagggctgggtggggaagcagcagtgctgagccccaggcatTGCCCTCCCTGAGGGCACAGGGACATCTCTAACCCTGTCCTGCAGCCTCACTGgctctctggggctgggagagtGGAGTCTGTGCCCCACActtctgctccccacagccctccctcccagccacacagctctgcttaCGCTCCCTGACCGTAGCACATTGAAGATATCTTTGCCCGAGACAAGATCCCAATTGTTGTGGGAGGAACCAACTACTACATCGAGTCCTTGCTCTGGAAGGTCCTCATCAACACCAAGGTACCTTTGGGGGCAGTGGGAAAGGCTGAGCCCCACCTTCAGGGCAGGATTCCTGCCACTGAGTGTGGTCCTCCCCAAGCCAGAGTGggcaaagagaagcagaagtcccctggtcagctgctggggctgggggggtcttGTTTGTGCTGGGCCTTGCACATGGCTGAGTGGCTCGCCTCAGGCTGTCTTGTGCCCCACAGGAGAAAGCCACCACGGCCCCTgggccaggcagggacaggaaggtggagctggagcagctggacgGTGTGGAGCTCCATCGCCGCCTCAGCCAGGTGGACCCAGagatggcagccaggctgcacccTCACGACAGGCGCAAGCTGGCCAGGTGAgcttgggctgctgggggcaggaggggccaGGGCCCTGCCCCCCTTCCCGAGGCCGCTGTGTGCCTGGCAGCGCGGCCGGCCGGGCTCTGCCGCCCCCGGGGAACGCTGCCGGCCGGGCTCTGCCGCCCCGGGATCGCTGCCGGCCGGGCTCTGCCGCCCCGGGATCGCTGCCGGCCGGGCTCTGCCGCCCCGGGATCGCTGCCGGCCGGCCGGGCTCTGCCGCCCCGGGATCGCTGCCGGCCGGGCTCTGCCGCCCCCGGGGAACGCTGCCGGCCGGCCGGGCTCTGCCGCCCCCGGGATCGCTGCCGGCCGGCCGGGCTCTGCCGCCCCGGGCTCGCTGCCGGCCGGGCTCTGCCGCCCCCGGGGAACGCTGCCGGCCGGGCTCTGCCGCCCCCGGGATCGCTGCCGGCCGGGCTCTGCCGCCCCCGGGATCGCTGCCGGCCGGGCTCTGCCGCCCCGGGATCGCGGCTGGCCGGGCTCTGCCGCCCCGGGATCGCTGCCGGCCGGGCTCTGCCGCCCCGGGATCGCTGCCGGCCGGGCTCTGCCGCCCCGGGATCGCTGCCGGCCGGGCTCTGCCGCCCCGGGATCGCTGCCGGCCGGGCTCTGCCGCCCCGGGATCGCTGCCGGCCGGGCTCTGCCGCCCCGGGCTCGCTGCCGGCCGGGCTCTGCCGCCCCCGGGGAACGCTGCCGGCCGGCCGGGCTCTGCCGCCCCCGGGATCGCTGCCGGCCGGGCTCTGCCGCCCCCGGGGAACGCTGCTGGCCGGGCTCTGCCGCCCCCGGGGAACGCTGCCGGCCGGGCTCTGCCGCCCCCGGGGAACGCTGCCGGCCGGCCGGGCTCTGCCGCCCCCGGGATCGCTGCCGGCCGGGCTCTGCCGCCCCCGGGGAACGCTGCCGGCCGGCCGGGCTCTGCCGCCCCCGGGATCGCTGCCGGCCGGGCTCTGCCGCCCCGGGATCGCTGCCGGCCGGCCGGGCTCTGCCGCCCCGGGATCGCTGCCGGCCGGCCGGGCTCTGCCGCCCCGGGGGGCGCTGCCGGCCAGGTTCTCCCACCCCGGCTAGGTGCTCCTAGCCCCTTAGCAAACTGCATGGAGAacctggggaggggatctgagaCCTTTGGCcgctcagctcccagcctgagctgcctttGGGGTGCaggccagctcctggctcctgcactctggggctgctcctgcactctggggctgctcctgcactctggggctgctcctgctgccgtgccccagcagcagggtttaTCTGGAGCTATTTaaagagcaagctgctgtgctggctgagtAACATAGCTGAGCtctgtgggagcagcagggtaGCAAGACCAGgcttgctgctctggcaggcccagcccagccgagcCCTGGCCCGGGGGGAGCAGAGCTCAACGCCCACCCCATTCGCACGgtgcagggggatggagcacccagcacagcttcctccccctccctgcctgggctgggctgctggtaaattcttcacagcagcagcagcagcaccactggccccttccctgcagctctgcctcgctgcacagagcagggctggagccagaaccttgtcccctgcagggcttgtcccagtgccaggcaggagtGGGTGGCTGTGCTCTGGGCTCCTTGGGTGCCatcactctgctctgcactgcattGCACCCCCGGGGACCTGGGTGTGCTTGGgatgctgggcaggggaggggagcagaaacctgccctccccccacatGAGAGGCTTGGATCACAGCGAGTGTCTGCGGTTCCCTTtgcaggagcccccagggctgctggggagatggGAAAGCTGCCCCTCACCCAGCCTCTCAGCCCTGTCTGTCTCTGCTTACAGGAGCCTCCAAGTGTTTGAAGAGACTGGGAtccctcacagtgaaatcttgcaccagcagcaggcagaggaaggtgGGGGGCCCTTAGGTGGGCCCCTGAAGTACCCACATTGCTGCATCTTGTGGCTgcatgcagagcaggcaggtgagggtgggctcctggctggctgAGCACGAGGCAGGGTTAgggctggctccctgctcctgcccccagcctcctccctgaCGAGGCAGTGGTtcctctggctgcagtgggGGTGACAGAGGCTTGCTCCCCTcgcctgctgggctctgccttccACAGCTGGGTCgggaggctggcagtgccagacCTGGTCCTGGCACCTTGTCCAGCTGTGGGTGGCTCGAGGGcacagctctctacaactgcctgaaaggaggttgtagagaggctgctgctggtctcttctcccaggtagttagtgatggaacaagagggaatggcctcaagctgccactgggtaggtttagactggacagcaggaaacacttcttcccagcaggagtggtcaggcactgggatgagctgcccggGGCGGGTGGAGccaccaagcctggaggtggttagaggtggtgtggatgtggtgctcggggctgagccttgcagaggagGGTTGTCAGCTGGCCTTGGTGATCCCGAGGggcctttccaacctggctgttGCTGTGGTCCTGATGCTGTGTCCTGCCCTCTGGCAGCCCTGGACCGGTGCCTGGAGCGGCGGGTGGACGAGATGGTGGCCGCGGGGCTGCTGCGGGAGCTGCAGGACTTCCACCGCCGCTACAACCAGCAGAAGGTGGCCGAGGAGCGGTGGGTGCAaggcagctgccccctgcccccgccccctgccccaccccctgcccccaccccctgctggaCCCTGCCCCACGGCTCCCTCCCCCGGCGGCAGCTCCGGGCGCCgctgctcctctggcagggccggcagggggggtgggtgcTGCCTCTGGGGGAAGGCCTTCAGCAGAGAGGTCTGCAccagccagcacctcccagcctccccttccaGAACCCACAGAGCAAAGGCCCCGGTGGGTCTCAGTGTTGAATTCATCTGGCCTGGGCTGTGCCATTTCCCCTCAGCAGCCATCCCTTGGTGCTGCCTCAGTGCTcgcacagcaaagctgctgtgggctggtACCAAATGCACCACTCTGtgtcctgcctgtgcctggctgggCTTGTCCCCTGAGGCCATGGGCTTGTGGCCCCTGGGGGGGTCCCTGCAGGGTGAGACCAAGAGACCTCAGCTAttttggggagggtggggaaggaggaggaaagggccTTGACCTCTGCCCCATGTTCTTCAGGCAGGATTACCAGCATGGCATCTTCCAGTCCATTGGCTTCAAGGAGTTCCATGAGTACCTTGTCACTGAGGGGAACTGCTCACCTGAgaccagtgccctgctgctgcagaaaggtGGGAGGAGCACCCTGtgtgccctgagcagctccagggggcACTGCATGGTGGTCTGAACCAGGCTCAAACCCTGGGCTGGGTCTTGCTGGGGTTGAGCTGCATCTTTCTCTCTGCATCTTTCACTTCTTCCAgcccaggggggcagagagCCCTTTTCTAGTGCTTGGAGAGACTCTCTGAGCACACCCAGAGCagttcctcccttcctccaggcCTCCTTGCAAGAGGGAGCACAGCATGACTTGGGATCTGGAGCTGGCCCACTGGTGGTGGGATCCCAGCTGGGGCGTGAGAGctgtggagaacagggctggaaagAAGGAATGAAGCAGAGCCCAGTGtttggtgcagcagcagggtagTGGGAAGGGATCTGGGGATCTGGTGGATCACAGCAGGATGGCATTTGTCATTCTGGGCTGActgtggaggagagagctgctgctctgctgctcagcaccgagGAGgtcccaggcagagccaggctgtgttGAGGAGGCTTCAGCATGGAGGggaggtggaagctgaggcaacAGAGATGATAAAAGGCTTGACAACAGAGCTGGTGCAGAAGGGACTACTTGTGTCTGCTCAGGAGGTGatgaggcagggagctgctgagtcTGAGTCAACACTGAAAGGCTGTGCAGTGGTGAACCATCCTCTGGGCCTGGGGTCCTGGGCTCTCTTTGTGCAGGGAATACTCAGTTGGGTGTTAGGAGAACAGTGCAGCCCCTGAGCAGCTTTGTCCTACCTGATAAAGTAAAGCCAGGGCTTgactttccccctccctgtgcctctcAGGGATCCAGGCCCTCAAGCAGGTGACCAAGAGGTACGCTCGGAGGCAGAACAAATGGGTCCGGAACCGCTTCCTGAAGCGTGagtcctctcttccctccttgcctcaccctccctctcctcccctcccagccctgctcccagctcaagggagcagagtggagcttctgcagcttctcagcAGATGATCCTCCCCAGGTTCTTCCTGctggcccagcctgccctgtgcctgcaggtgCTTGCTGCCGGCCACAGGCGCCCAGGGTCCCCATCCGCAcaggaggctctgccctgctgcctccccacaggctgcagagcagctctttgcTTCCCCCTGAGACAGCCCAGGAGGTACTGCCTGTGCTTGCCttgctcacagcctctctgcccagggaggcagctcctTGTCACTGCTCCCCCTGTGCCGCTCTTGAAGGGAGATCCTCCCAACCAaactgccctcagcttggttaATGCTGCAGGGGAACACAGGGAGCAAAGGCACAGccaggtgctgggcagcaggagatggTGGTGGCCACAGTGTCATAGCCACAGGATAGTTCtgagtggaagagacctttcaggtcatcagccatgagcccagcactgccagggcaccactgacccatggccctcagcaccacagctccatggccttgacacccctccagggatggagactccagcactgccctgggcagcctgggccaggccttggcaacccctctggggaagaaattgttcctcatgtccaacctaaatcttccctggggcagctttaggctgtttcctcttgtcctgtcacttgtacTTGGGGggagagaccaagccccacctggctccagcctcctttcaaggagttgtagagagccaggaggtctcccctcaggctccaggctgaacacccccagttccctcagctgctcctccctagccctgttctccagccccttcactggacctgccccagcccctcaatgtccatCTTGGGGTGGGGGcccccaaagctgaacccagtaTGTGGgatgcagcatccctgcagcctgtcctgctgaggggctgcaggagagggggCCCAGCACAATCCCTCTCCCCAGGCACCCCCTcatgctccctgcccagggtgcaaagcccagctggcagctgccctccaGGTTAGGAGCAGgatcctgctggctgctctaaGCCTGGGCCACGCTCACCACCACGgtggcagggagccagcaggacttccccatcccagccccagccttggagcagggccagcagcagcagctgggagccaggcacTTGTTGAAAGGTGCTTGGTAGGGGCAAAACAACAATAATgcagtgggggggaggaaaaaaaggaaccaccaaagaaaaagggaaaaaaaagaggcagggaGAAAGTGGACTCAAAGGCTGGGCTTTGGGTGAGGTGCAAGAGCTGTCTTGGAGCCATGTGCTTGGTGGCTGCTTCTCACCTTTCTGGTGGCaggtgtgctgcagagcagccctgtgggcagCTTGCTTGTGGTTACAGCAATAAAAAGCAGCACCTGCTgggccctggcacagggcagcctcAGAGGCTTTgtcccagcagggctctctgtgccctgtgtCTGCAGGCAGGTGAGCAGGAGGCAGTGGGCACTCTgattgcagctgggctgcagtgggCACCTGGTGccctcctgccaggctgggggtggcttTGAATCAGAGAGAgagggttgggtgggaaggggactttgaagctcatccagtccaagcctccctcctgtgcaggcagcagcagctagagcaggctgctcagagccccaaccagcctggcctgggcagggcccagggatgtggcacctcccagctctctgggcagcctgggccagggtctcaccaccctcagtgtaagaaacttctgccttctctgcagtctgagtctccctcttccagttcagaccatccccttccccttgccctgtcaccacagccctgctccaaagtctgtccccagctttctgctcagcccttgaaaggccaccaggaggtctccctggatccttctcttctccaggctgccca is from Dryobates pubescens isolate bDryPub1 chromosome 20, bDryPub1.pri, whole genome shotgun sequence and encodes:
- the TRIT1 gene encoding tRNA dimethylallyltransferase, whose translation is MAAAGPGRAMAAAALRFGRASPRPPLVVILGATGTGKSALALQLGQRLGGEIISADSMQVYKGLDIITNKVSPQEQRLCRHHMISFVDPLVSNYTVVDFRDKAVALIEDIFARDKIPIVVGGTNYYIESLLWKVLINTKEKATTAPGPGRDRKVELEQLDGVELHRRLSQVDPEMAARLHPHDRRKLARSLQVFEETGIPHSEILHQQQAEEGGGPLGGPLKYPHCCILWLHAEQAALDRCLERRVDEMVAAGLLRELQDFHRRYNQQKVAEERQDYQHGIFQSIGFKEFHEYLVTEGNCSPETSALLLQKGIQALKQVTKRYARRQNKWVRNRFLKRPGPNVPPVYGLEVSDPSRWEEDVLKPALEIVESFIQGREPPAQPVRMEQEPEEDKRRPHLCELCSRLIIGDREWAAHTRSRSHLHHLKKRRKLEATSLAAETQGEEVETSGEDSSLPLPQACRAAGQGEQPGCHLHSQGAT